The region TCAAGCCAGGGTTTTTAATACAGACCTgctatttgcttttctgaatttgTAGGACTTGCTTGTTTTCcaagctttgttttcctggtgatctgaactttgcttttctgcaagaCAGAGAGGTCAGATGTGTTTATTCAGACATCACTAATGAAGTCCTCCATGCAAATAAAACCTAACAGATTGCTGATAGTGTGGGTGTCCCCTTCTATAGTTGGTCAGGAACACACTGACCTAGAATAATGTTTATTCTTtaagcaaaaaacccaacccttaTCTCCAGGATTTTTCTTGGTGGCTCCACGGTGCCAACACCTTCTCAGTTTACAGCAGGATACTGACTGGTTAAGTGGTGTCAGGATCTAAACAAGTAGAAGAAGCCTAATGAAACCTGACTTACCTCTTCGACAtccatttcttcttccaaatTGTTTGAATCATCATCATTTTCTGTGAaatcctcctcttcttcctcctcctcctcttccttgctTGTTTCCAAGTTTTCCCACTCCGATGCTTCCTCTATCACTATTGTCCCATTTACCATACCAGATGACTCAAAAATTATGCTGTTTGCTGGACTGGGACATTTTAAAGCTGCGACAGAAAAATAGGAAGTGTCTGTTAAGTCCTTTCCACAAGATGCCTCTCCCACGTAAGCAGGTAGAACAAAGGACAATTCTCTGAGAATAGCGTTCCCTAAGACATCTATGCAAGACTGGTAGGAGCTGAAAGACTTGGAATTGGAGCTGATTGTACCGAGTAAGATGTATTTTGTTGGCCAAATTAGCCACGGTTTATGTGCTCCACAGTCTTTACCCCTGTTTTCTGTTTAGGAAGGTTAGTTCGAATGAGCAGAAACTAAGCTAGCAAGTGGTAACTTGTGTTAAGGCAGCACACAGATGCACTGTTCTGTTGCATCTGAatccatttctttcttaaaaggcTCTTATTACTCACTGCTTGTTGGCAAAGTTATCATATAAACCCCAGGAGGGACTTCCCTTCAAAATCTCCCATTAAAATGACTACTACCCAGTTTTAATGGTAGCAGTACATTACAGTAACAGTCCTACCTTGAACagtgttgttgttttcttcttctaggTTCTTAAAATTAAAGCACTCTTGCATTTGAGCTATTTTGTCTTCTGTAAGATACGGTGGCAGTGTCTGAGATTCTGGAGGTTGTGAGTAGTAGCTTATTTTAGctctgggaaaataaaatatcagcattaaaaaacaaccaaagatAACATAGTTAAATCActgtagttaaaaataaaacccagagcACAAGCCTCTCAAATTTCTCAACCTAACAACCCATTTATTATCCATTTAACAGCAGTTAAATAGCTAGCTAATTTTTGGCTCTGAAGTTGTTACTAACAGATTAAGTGGATAGCCCACTCCCgagaggaaagaaatggcaTGCTTTGTCACCACAAATCATCTGCCTGTAAAAGCACGAGCTGTAAAAGCAGCTGAATCATTTGAGCAAGAGAGACAGTCACACTCAATTATTGATTCTGAGTTACATTTATTCCCACTCTTATAATACAGGAACCACTATGAATTCCTACAGAAAATCTTTGTCTTATGGAAGAGGACTACATGGACTCAGTACGTAAGAAGGCGGCAAATTTCCCTAACAGTTATAGCAGAAGTCAGCAAACTGGCTATGGAGTAATGTGCAACATGATTTGTTTCCTTACATGTATCCTTCACTAATTTAGGAAGTTATCCGTGGATGGTGTTCTCTGTATCTGTTAGACAATCCATCACTCTTTAGCAAAGTAAAATGTagcctctgctgtgctggattAACAAAGTAGAAATGGTGAGCAGCATAAAGCAAAGTTCATAGCATACGTACCCTGTCCAGTCACAAAGAAGTACTTTCGTGATATTCTCTATGTCAGGAACACCTCCCTTTTTCAACATACCCCTTTTCTGAGCCAGTAAAGCTAAAAGCTCTTCAGTGTTCTCAAAATCTGGGATACTATACCGCATAATTACctagagcagaagaaaacactgcatTCAGAAAGAGGTACCCAGTTTTCTCCTAAggtttaggaaataaaaagagcaaataaaattgGATTACAATGAAGATGAACATGTATGTGAAGAGCCATTTTTCTCTTGCACATGGGAGTAAACATTCCAAAGCAAAATGCCTACTTCATCAACAAATTCATCTGCCATTCACCCATAGTTGTGGGTGTACAGAGACAGCACACTGGTTTGTGAAAAGAGTTATTGCAAAACTGAATGGAAAGTAGGCTTAGGTTAATCCACTTGAAACTAGAGTGAAATCAGAGTTGGATCTGAAGTCTTCACTGTAATAATAGGAAAGAGTCAGAATATCTTCATTTTTCACTCTGTGATACTGTAATGACATCTTAAAAGcaagttgtgtttttttttaaatcaggaaaGTTATAGGAAAAACAGCCTCTGGCTGACAGGATCATGgcatgctgcttctgccttccgTTCCAAAGGATGAACGATCACACTGTGTTGCCATTCTGTCTGATTAGAAGAAAGCAATGCAAAAGCTACCAGAACTAGTAGAAGTGAAACAAACTTTTGTTACTGGTCTAAGAAACCTTGAGAAGTCAAATGCACTGAGAGATGTGGAAAAAGCTAAGAGCTCACCTGCTGTTTATTGCAGTTACTTAGAATGGCACATATTCCTTCCAGCAGATCTGCTAAGTCTGATTCTTCAGTGTCTATGATACTTCTCAAGGCCAGAGCCAGGGTACTGTTGGAGGGATCTGCAATTATACTTGGACTGtccaacatctttgtctgtTTATCAATGTGCACAATTTGCATGGACCTATTCAGGGAGAAACACACTGTGAATAGATAATCAACTGAGTTTCGGTGCTTTTTCATCGTATCTTTGCGTAGGACAGAAATCTAAACATATAAAAAGAGCAAGTTTTTACACAGTGCTCTCTGTTCACAGCTTGCATCAAACAGATCAATATCTTCCATCCTGGCAAACGGAAATGTGCATTTAAAACTGCACACAGGGGCGTATTTTGCCCCAAATGGATGGAAATTGTACACAAACAAACTCAAGGTAATTGAATACAACAACAAATGGGGAAATGAACAGCTTTTATCAGACTCAGCTTACTTGGTAACACCTCTTGTTAAGCCAACATTGCAAGCACGAGCTCCTTTAAGGCTGTTGATTATGCTGCTCTTTCCCACATTAGGGAAACCTGAAGAAAACCACATAAATCCTTGTAAGTAAGAAAACTAAGCCTATGTAACACTAAtcaaaaattgtttctttcaggTGTCTTTGGTAAAGTACATCTTCAGTGTGAGATCAGAGTTGGATCTGAAGTCTTCACTACAGAAGTAAGACAAAAGTGTGTATCCTCATTTCTCACACTGATAATTGAGTGTAACATCACGTATTGTATCAGGTAGGAGGAAGACACCACAAGCTGCGTGATACATAACCTGCTTCTCTTGTTGCCCTAAGCTGGTGTATCAGCTAAAGGCTCACACAACATGCCTCTCACAGATCACAGACACTACATACATTTAAATGTAACATAAATCACTGTCAACTGAAGTCTTAGATGAAAGTAAGGGCAATGACAAGAAAGCCTATTAGTATGTCATGTGTTAACTGCTTTACCCAATTTATAATACAGGATACCAAAGCTTTATGGGAGAAAGAAACTCCTGTCTCTCTATAAACACTTACCTACAACTCCAACCTGAATGGCTTTGTTTTGAGTCTTGCCATACTCTTGAAGAAGTTTCAAAAGGCATTTGGTTCCAAGACATTCACTGGTTCTCGATACATCAACACGTGCACGTCTCTTTGTGGAGTGCTCCTGCTACAGGATTCAAAggcataaaaaaaaccaaaccatggTCAGGAGCTGCTTAGGAAAGTAAATACATATTGCATAAATTTATTTATCGACTGTAATAATCTGTATTtggtgaagacaggctgagaacattgaggctgttcagcctggagaaaactgcatggagacctcatagcagccttccagtatctgaagggggcctataaggatgctgaagagggactcttcattagggactgtagcaacaggacaagggacaatgggtttaaacagaagttcaggtcaaatataaggaagaagttttttactgtgagggtggtgaggcactggaatgggttacccaaggatgttgtgaatgctccatccctggcagtgttcaaggcaggtcggagtcttgggtgggatggtttagtgtgtggtgtccctgcccatggcagcgggggttggaacttgatgatcttaaggtcctttccaaccctaacttattctatgattcaatgttACTGTGTTCTTTTAAACAGAAGGAATTAGCTTAAGAAATTGGCTATCAGTTAAGTTACAATAAAAAAGGTAGCCATCAACTACTAAGAGCAACAGGAATGTGAACCAACTTAGAGGGCTTTTGATTTCAGTTCAGGCTTCACTGCAGATTTGTGGTACAGCCATGAAATAACCATGAACTTTTAGAGGGTAGAATCTTAAACCTGCAAATTCACTCAACTTCTTCAGTTTGAAGGATTTCAAAACCTGCTCTCTGCATTGCAGTTTCCACACCATTTTGTGGGAGCatcttgtttcactgtgctgTTATCAGAGCTAAGACGTGAAgcattatgtatttatatgacTCAAATAAGCATCTTCAAAGACTTGAGACTAGGACCCAGGTTGCTAATCCCTCTATACTCCTTATGAAATAATGTCTGGTGCTATTTTATTGATGGCCACAATCAGGATGAATGCAGTAGTAGTGCCTGCACCACTTTACCTACAAACAATTCAGATGTGATTGGTGCAACCATCTTattcctcatcttcctccttacaataagaaaaaataattgctttttctgtagtccagcaccctgggcaCAAATAATGATAGGTATTCCAACAGCAAGAATTCCTCCAAAGCTTAGTAAAAGTGCAAAGGCACATCCCAGTCACGACAGTATAATCAAGCAAGGGGAAAGGGAATTTTAAAGGACAAGAGTTCCCATTTCTCAACGTGTTTCAACATGTATGATTACAAGCACGTATGGCTTAGTTGTGAGACAGCCCGCAGTGCTCTTACCAGAGTCTTGTCTTTCATCAGCGTTGCTGATTTAAAAGCAACTGTTGGAAACTCCTTCTGCAAATAATTCAACCATTTCTCTAAGTTCTCCTTTGGCACTAAATCTGGAAAAAAGAGCAAAGTCCTTTCAGTCCTTTGAATCTTAAATGTCACTGTGTAGGGGAAATCTAATGTGAGCCAGaaacaaagctgtattttgcCTATTTAGTGTGTTCCTTTATGACAAATAATGTTTGGCTGAAAACTCTAGCAAAGTACTGGATATGTTGCCCAAAGGCAACCAGTGTTGCaaaaaaacctgtattttctgCCTCAAGCAGAATGTACCAGAGTTACATCTTAGGCCTCTGTATCAAGTTTTTAATGCTGGGATCTTGCTACAAGACTTTGTACAGTACAATGTGATGTTCTGTGAAGGATTATCCCATCATCCCTGCAAAGGCTACTCTAATACAAAGTTCCCTTTGCTCTTTTTCACTGCTGATAACTCCAGTAATATCCAGCCTTTTTAGCTTGTTTCACCTTTTCTGTGGACTCTTTCATACAGCaatggaagagagaaaatactTCCCAAAGACAAATTTCAAATCCAACTATTGCACTCACTTACTGATCCTTGACTGCCACTGCCTCAGTGGGGACCAGCATGGTGACCTGCCTCCTCACCTGTGCTCACAGAAATGTTAAACAGTAAGATCTTTAACTTCTCTCAAATTTGGCTGAAGCTGGCCAATGCCTTCAGAAGTTACTGCAAAAGAAAGGGGCTAATGTGCATGCAACTGTCTGTTGTGTTTTCTTAGCAAACTAGACAAAAGGTGGAGGAAATGTGACCCCATTCAGTAGGGCAGTGAGCTCAGAGTTGGATCTTAAGTCTTCAATTGAATCTCAGATTCCCTTAAAATCTTCCTCATAGCTCATGTGCCGTGGGACCACAGTGACCACGTAACAGTTCAAAAAAACCTGTGCCTCTTACCAGTTTTGTTCAGAACCAACACTAGCTTTTTGCTTCCTTCAGAGCAAGTTACAGCTTCCTCCAGTTGAGGACACCGGCAGCCCATTGGATCTCTTGCATCTAAAACCTCTAGAACCACATCTGAGGCCTCAATCACCTAGGtgagaaaagagaagacttTCAAATAAGACATGACAGAGCATTTGACGGATACCAACACTGGAATAGCTGCGGCTTACAACAGTTACTGTTAAATTTCACAGAAAGATTGGTGAGGTTCCCTATTACTGTTCCTGTTGGAGCTCCTTTCCTGTGAACTGCGAACCAGAAAAGCTGAAGCAATTGtcatcttttttcctccaaaggCAAGAAATCCGTAGTACCTCCTTACTACAAGAACTTTTTGATTACTCAGTATGTACTGGCAATGGCCCAAGAAGTCTAATGCCTCAAAGTGCTAAATGTCTCAGTAGCTCACACCAGACAAGACTGAAACCCTCACAGTTACTGTTGCAAAATCCCTTACTTGAGTGTTAAATTTATCACACGCAACCTTTATACtttccagcagctgagcaggaatGCAAAAAAGGAAGCTAACAAGTGGTCTCATTGCTGACTCTCATCgaattatataaaaatagttGACGTTTCTCACCTTCCGGAGCTCGCTGCAGAATGACTCCTTTGAATTTTTATCCAGCCATTTGTTAGCTTTTGCTTTAGATTTTCCAGAGGAATCctgaatgcaaataaaaatgaaggggAATCATTTGAGAATTAGTGCATTATACTTGCATGCTTATACAGCATGAATATGTAACACGTAACATACTGCTTAAGAAAATGTAGTTTCAGGATTACTTTTATTACTTCTATAAGCTTTAAAGAATCAAAATCATACCAGATGCCtacctttccttctgctttttccttaattttggCATTCTTTTTAGCTTCaagcttcctcttcttttcatgttctttctgtctgttgagcttctgcttttgttttagttCTTCAAGCTGATTACAGACAAAACCCCAAGCCAGATAAAACATAGTTGAAGGTGGGAAGGAAGACTGTTCTTTCTCCCTATTTACTTATTTCTGACCAAAGCTCCTGAGACAGCTCAGTCAGAAGTCATGGCTGTCCATGTGACAGACAACTTCTCTTGCATCCTACCCTGAAAAGAAGTTACCTTCAATTGCCTCAAAACCAGAGGCCATACAGATCCCAAAATAACAGCTGTGCAGCAAacacactgcagctgaaaaGGGTGGTATTCTCATGTCACATTACACCATGCTGCAGACAGCAGATCCCTGTTTTCTGTATAATCACATAATGCCAAGACTTAACATTCTGATGGGATATCTGTGTATCTCAGCCTCACGGGCAATTTGGATCACATCAGAAATGACATTTCCAGCGTGTTTATACACACAATGAAAAAATGGAGGTTAAAAATCAAAGAGCAAATTGTTACACATTGTATAATGCTGGAAATAAATACAGGATCATTTGCAATCAACCATGAGTGCACCTCTGGGTGCGCACATgcgcacacacaggcacacaaagCTCTCCGGAAGACAGGAATGGTCTCGGTTCTTGAACTCTTTACCACAGACTATATTTTACCCGCTGCTTTCTTTGCTCTGCTTCCCGTAGAAGCTGTTCCTTAAATGGTGCAGCACTAGGAATACCAGGATCTTTCTTAGGCTTTTTGCGTCCACGTTTCTTGGCCTCCTTCCTGACTTTTCGGTGGTGTTCTCTGATCTGAGGACAGGAACAAGAATATTTTCTCAGtctaagggaaaaaagaaagggggatgTATCCCTCCTATTTACAGATACAGAGTAAGAATCGGTACGTTTCTGATTTAGACTGAAGTGTTTTATTGTATAGTGTCTCATCACAAAGCTACACTTGAACGTACCAGCCCAAAGTAATGCATAATGCAAAAAATGTACGCTCTTTCCTACATCATCCCTGGGCCAAAGGTAACTAGAAAGGTAACCGCTACAGCCCAGACTCCATGGACATGCAATGTAACATCCTTATTGTGTACACGTTTCTGTAGTTGCTATAtaatagttatatatatatatatatatatatagctatatataGTTTTCAGACTTAAAACCCCGCTTTTGCCGCTGAAGTAGTCAGCGTGGAGCCCCCCCAAGCCACAGCCTGCCCCCGCCCCGAGGGCTCCGCACCGCCCGGGGCCGCCGGTTCTCACCTTCTTCTGGATCTTGTAGCGCTTGTGGCATGTCAGCCTCTTGCTCGCCTTCCTCAGCTCTGCAACGCATCGCGCCCGTCAGCGCCGGCTCCCCGCGGCCCACCCGCCGAACGCCCACCGCCACCCCGCGTCCTCCAGCCCCGGTGTCCGATACCGCCGCCATTCGCTCGGCCACGTGTAACCGCTCCGttccgcacccccccccccgccatttTCTCGCGTCGCCGGCCCCGCCATCCCCTCGCCTCAGCGCGCTCGCCGGCGGCATCGCCCGTGCCCGCCCgagccccgctcccgccgctcACTGGGCCGCCTCATGGCGCCGCCGGGCCGCGCTCGACCGTTGCCCCACGTGCACGGCCCCGCTCCTTCCTCCGCCCGCCTCCCAACGGCGGGCGCTGCCGTAAAGCGAAGCGGCCCTTCCTCGACGGAGGTGTCGTGCGAGCTCGGAGCGTTTGGCGACTGGGAGGGCTTTGCGGCAGCGGAGGGCTCGGCGCTACGGAGCGGCAGCGGCACCGGTGGTACCGGTGGCAGCGgtggcggggcgggcggcggaggGCGAGTACGGCCGCGGCTGTCGGAGGCGGAGCGGCGCCGGCTGGGTGAGCGGCGCGGCGCCGGGGTCGCGCAGTCGGGGCGGCAGGGCCGAAGCCAGGAGGCCGCTGCCTCCCTTTGTGTGGCCGCCGCGGGGCGCGCAGCAGCTCCGCCGCGGCGGGCCCCGGCCGGGCCCGGGAGCGCCCGGTCCCTCCGCCTTCTCCTGTCACCTCCCTCTTCCCCGCATGCCGCCGCGACCCCGGCCCTACCACGGCCCCCGCGTTGTCTCTGTTCCTCACTGCTGTGGCGACCGCGCTGGCCCCGCTGTCTCCCTCCGCCCTCTCCTCGGTGCCTCCGCCCCCGTCGCTCCGTCCCGCCGCCGGCCGAGCTCGCAGCGGTGACAGCGGGCAACGGGTGGCTGCGGGCTGGCGGCCGCTACGGGGGCCTCGAGAGCGAGGCCCGTGGCGCGGGAGCGGATCCGTGCCGGTGTGGGGGGCAGCGCGGGTCGGGTCAGGGACACCGTCCTGTCAGGCCGTGGGGCACAGGCGCGCCCGGTTCCCCGAGAgctgttttctttgtctcttgCTGCTCCTGCTGACGGTGACACCTCGCGAACAGGGAAGGGTGCGGGCACGGGCCCGCTGCGGGAGGCTTTGGGAAACTGtgttttgctcttttgtttcttgtgcCGGTGTTGGTATCTGTGCCGCTCGCTTCTTCGTCAGCTTCGTCCTTTTAGAGCGTCCGGTTGCCGCTGTCCCACTCTCACGCTGTAGCCAGGGCCAGTGTCATCCTTACGCGGGGGAAACGCTGGCTGTGTTTCCCTCCCTTGTTCCGTTTGCTAAATTTGCCATGTTTTAGTGAGTATTTCTGTGGAAGCGTGGGAGATCCCAGTAACGATCTTTCTGTGGTATCTATCGGCTTTTAGCTTTTTGTCTACTTGGAGGCAGAAAATTCAATGTGTGCTAGAATCTCATTGGCTTGTTTGAAGTGTGTTATCTCAAACGCATGTGAAACCTGTTCGTTTAATGAGATGAGGCTGGGTCATTCTTAGGGTGATCAGTCTAGCGTGGCTCTCGGGAGAAGGAGCCTTCCACCCGTTGTCTATCTGTTAGTATACATGTATATAAGCAATGGCCAAAGCGTTTCTTACAGACATGCCCGTGGTTGTGTGACTTTTATTATGGGTGGTGTGAGCAGTTATTAAGGAGATGCTCAAGCTCCCATTGTGTGTAGTGATGGAGATCCTTGGTGGGACTGTTGAAATACTTGTGGGCCAGCAGTTATGTTGCAGAAGAAAGTATAGgagaccttgaggtcctttccaacctggtgtTCTATGACATGTTCTTAAGTAAAACGTAATGCATTTCTGTGCACAGTGGGATTGGATTGTCTGTGGTTTTGAGCTGGGAGATCTAGAGAGAGGAGCCTGACATTCAGTAGGTGTTTCATATAAGCAGTTCTTTCAGAGTATTCATTATGTTGTTTAGACCGGTATGTGTTTTGCACCTTCCTCGCTTattagagaaggaaaatggtCTTGGCTGCCCACAGAATGGCCAGGTGTCTGGGTAGTACAAGCGTGcaccagtgtgtgtgtgtgtagctgAGAGCTGCAGGTTGCTGTGTGCCTCAGGTAACTGATgtgcagaagctgctgtgcaATTTGCAGGTGCTGGTTGAGGGGGGTCCCTATATCTTTATTTCAGGGTGGGATTGGACTGAGTGTACTTTTGAGTTGCTGGGTGAGCCAGAATGATGGGTCCCAGGAGTCCCTCATGCCCTTTATAACCACATACTCCACATTAGCATGTGCCTGGTGTTAGCTCTTTGATACTGTCGCTCTCAGATAAAAGTTTGAGGTAGTGCCAAAAGAGACAGGCTGCATGTCCATTCCTGAGGTGAATTGCTGCTGATATAACACGGGgttcttctgtgtgtgtgcgtgtgttaTGAAA is a window of Lathamus discolor isolate bLatDis1 chromosome 7, bLatDis1.hap1, whole genome shotgun sequence DNA encoding:
- the GNL3 gene encoding guanine nucleotide-binding protein-like 3 codes for the protein MRRPKLRKASKRLTCHKRYKIQKKIREHHRKVRKEAKKRGRKKPKKDPGIPSAAPFKEQLLREAEQRKQRLEELKQKQKLNRQKEHEKKRKLEAKKNAKIKEKAEGKDSSGKSKAKANKWLDKNSKESFCSELRKVIEASDVVLEVLDARDPMGCRCPQLEEAVTCSEGSKKLVLVLNKTDLVPKENLEKWLNYLQKEFPTVAFKSATLMKDKTLQEHSTKRRARVDVSRTSECLGTKCLLKLLQEYGKTQNKAIQVGVVGFPNVGKSSIINSLKGARACNVGLTRGVTKSMQIVHIDKQTKMLDSPSIIADPSNSTLALALRSIIDTEESDLADLLEGICAILSNCNKQQVIMRYSIPDFENTEELLALLAQKRGMLKKGGVPDIENITKVLLCDWTGAKISYYSQPPESQTLPPYLTEDKIAQMQECFNFKNLEEENNNTVQALKCPSPANSIIFESSGMVNGTIVIEEASEWENLETSKEEEEEEEEEDFTENDDDSNNLEEEMDVEEKSKVQITRKTKLGKQASPTNSEKQIAESEHSNSLLLNLDKTADEDDAYDFNTDYV